The sequence TCCCTGAACTGTATATTTTCCTTGCGTTAAACCCAACTAAACATGTTGTTCTCACTATAAGgaaattgcatttgtttttgtcGGGTGCCCTGTCTCGGCCTCTGTAATGCAAGCCATTTACTggcttttttggtttaaataaGGTTGTACACtgcattgtttaaaataatcGCAGGTCTTCTTGAGAGACGCTCTTTGGTCTATACATTCATCTAAGTTGTGTCAGGTTCACGTCCCAAAATAACAATTATCAACTTAGATATTCATTAAAACCAACATGTATGCAACATTTCTGGACTCTGCATCTGACCTTGGCTGGATACCTGTGAGAAACATTCCAGTGCCCATCATTATGCCACAGGCATTGTTATAGGCACTGTACATAACATGCATTTGTGCTACCTTTCCAACTGATCTACTATGCATGATAAAAGTTCGGCTACGGATCAAAAATGAATTTCTTTATAAACCTTCTACAATTTGTTTGTGTGTCGGCATGAATACACTTAAGCACATTCATtggctttaaaatattttttttactttgtaaaaaagcaattttgtgtttttgttgtagTTTTGTGAGATTGCACACACACTCgcaagcatacctcccaagtatgAGGTATGCTCGCGGGTGTGCATTTCACAACCGCTGCAGTACATATCCATAATGACATAAAAGCAATCCTTTGGCACTACGGTTGTTGAGTAATCATTTTTCCCTTgatgcttaacataccagactggctgagagtcatggaAAATCCAGTTTCCACAACAGGAGTTTTAACTAACActagctgcaatacatgtttgcAATCAACTATCTTGTGTCTGCAGCATACAAACTGTGTCTGCCTGTGAAGGAGGAGCTGCCAGAgtgaaggggaggagaccagctaGAGGGAAAGGAAGAGAGCAGACCAAATCACTCTGACAGCAGGGGTGTACAGAATTAGATACAACCTTTTTTGCTGCACTCCCCTAActaccagatttttttttcaactcttTATGTCTAGTTATCCTACTCTAAACAGCCTGtggtaacaatatatatatcttttgtttttgtcaggAAAATGATTCCGGTAACCGAATTCCGTCAGTTTTCTGAGCAACAGCCAGCCTTCCGAGTGCTAAAACCATGGTGGGATGTGTTCACAGATTATCTAGCTATGGTCATGCTTATGGTAggtgtgtttggctgcactttgCAGGTGAGTTATTTGTTACTgcaatatatgtttataaaatatttgtatttttgtactcAACCAGAATTctaatttattatatgtttttaagcCTCACCTATATTATGGAGTCCGTTCACAAAATGTTCTGTAGGCAGTCAAGTCAGATATGTGAGGCTAACTCAGCTGAGTTGACCTTAAATTGAACACTCAAGTCAGTGTACTCGATACTTTAAACTCTCAATCCCCAAAAGAtcattaaaaagcataaaaagatTTTGTTTGTATTGTCGCTGTGTATTTTTGGCTGTCCTGGATAATGCAGCTTTATGTTCAAACCCACCAAATACTGTCATAAATATGATTCAAGAAAAATGCTAATTTCTATAGTATAGCATATCCTACTTGGGTGTACGTACACAAGTACATTTCAATCAGATTTTTCAGTTCTtaattgttgttattgtttacAAAAATCAACCAGAGCTGTCTAGCAGAACCTTGAATAAGCAGTGGTTATTTATAGCATTCTTAAAGCTGTATGTCTTTTGTTGTTATTGACACACAGCCCTGCATCATTATGCTTATCATCATGTTATGTTTGACGAGAacgctttattttttatcttgtttttctATACTCAACTCAAAGTTCTAACATTTCTTATCTGTttctttttacacatttatgaACTTCACTGAAAGgtttctgttttgctttttgtatatTCAGGTGATGCAAGATAAGATAATATGTCTGCCTAAAAGAATACAAACCTCTGACAACTCTTCTGCCTATAATGCATCAACTTTTGCGGCCACTACCTTACCACTTCCTGCACCTAACCCGACAGCTTCGACTGGAACTGTGGAAATGAAGGGTCTGAAGACAAACCTAGACATCCAGCAATATAGTTACATCAACCAAATGTGCTACGAGCGTGCTCTGCATTGGTATGCAAAGTATTTTCCCTATCTGGTCCTCATTCATACTTTGGTTTTCATGTTGTGTAGCAACTTTTGGTTTAAGTTTCCTGGTTCAAGCTCAAAAATTGAACACTTTATTTCAAtcctgggaaaatgttttgattcACCTTGGACAACCAGAGCCTTATCTGAAGTGTCTGGTGAGGAGCCAGAAGAAAAGGACAATGTGAAGAACAATATGACCAAATCCATCACAAGTCCACCTGCAGCAGATAGTCCACTGGTGAAGACTCAGTCCCTGAGATCAATCCCGGAGAAATTTGTTGTTGATAAAACTACAGCAGGGGCCCTGGATAAGAAAGAAGGCGAGCAGGCAAAGGcattatttgaaaaggtaaaaaaattcAGACTCCACGTGGAAGAAGGAGATTTACTTTATACCATGTATGTCCGCCAAACCTTCCTAAAAGTAGTGAAGGTCATAATAATTCTTGGTTACAATAGTGTGCTTGTGTCAGAAGTAAGGTACACTGTGCAGTGTAATGTTGATATACAAGACATGACTGGATATAAGAACTTTTCTTGTAACCATACAATGGCACATCTGTTCTCTAAGCTGTCCTTTTGTTACTTATGCTTTGTTGGTGTCTACGGCCTAACGTGCATCTATACAATTTACTGGCTATTCTATCGATCCTTAAAGGAATACTCATTTGAGTATGTTCGTCAAGAGACTGGCATAGATGATATACCTGATGTCAGAAATGATTTTGCCTTTATGTTCCACATGATTGACCAGTATGATCCTTTGTACTCCAAGAGATTTGCTGTTTTTCTCTCAGAAGTtagtgaaaataaattaaagcaaCTCAACTTAAACAATGAGTGGACAGCTGATAAGCTAAGACAGAGGTCACAAACAAATGCTAACAACCGATTGGAAATTCAGTTATTTATGCTCTCTGGCATTCCAGATACCATCTTTGAAGTCACTGAATTACAGGCTCTTAAGCTGGAAATTATTAATAACGTCACTATACCAGCCACCATTGCTCAGCTTGATCACCTTGAAGAGTTGTCTCTGTATCAGTGCTCCTTAAAAATTCACGTTGCAGCCTTGACATTCTTAAAGGACAACTTAAAGGTATTGAGAGTAAAGTTTGATGACATTCGAGAAATTCCACCATGGATGTATAGTTTGAGGAACTTGGAGGAACTTTCATTAATTGGCTCATTATGCCCAGATGTAGCCAAAAACATTACACTCGAGTCTTTTCGTGAGCTGAAATCTCTTAAAATCTTATTTATAAAGAGTAATTTAGTGAAAATCCCTCAAAGTACTGTTGATGTTTCTAGTCATCTTGTAAAGCTCTGTATCCATAATGATGGCACCAAGTTGGTGATgctgaataatttgaagaaaatgGTCAACTTAACAGAGTTGGAGCTTATTCATTGTGATCTAGAGCGTATTCCCCATTCCATTTTTAGTCTCTTAACACTCCAAGACCTTGATCTGaaagaaaataacatcaaatccaTTGAAGAAATAGTTAGTTTCCAGCACCTGCGAAAACTTACTGCCTTAAAGCTTTGGTATAACAGCATTTCATATATTCCAGAACATATCAAAAAACTAACCAGCCTGGAACGTCTTTACTTTAGCCACAATAAAATAGAGATCCTTCCTTCTCACTTATTCTTATGCCACAAACTCAGGTTCTTAGACTTATCTTACAACGATATTAGATTCATTCCACCTGAAATAGGGGTACTCCAAAGCTTACAGTTTTTCTCAATTGCATGCAACAAAGTAGAAAGTGTACCTGATGAACTCTACTTCTGCAAGAAGTTAAAGACTTTGAAACTTGGGAAAAATAACCTGTGCTCTCTCTCACCAAAAATTGGTAACTTGGTGTTCCTCTCCCATTTGGACCTTAAAGGCAATCACTTTGAAATTCTGCCACCGGAACTTGGTGAATGCAAGGCTTTGAAGAAGAACGGACTTTCTGTAGAGGATGCCTTGTTTGATACGCTGCCTTCTGAAATTAGAGAACAAATGAAATCTGAGTAAGATCCCCATGATTTCTACATGTTGGgcattatttactattattctCATGCTACTTTGTGGCCATGGTTTCAGTACTTTACAATGTAAATTATCAACGACCAGACAACACTGAGGCATTTGTAAAATTTGTTGAAGGACAATATGTAATTTTAGGACCTTGGTAGActtatttgtcattttaaatactcaggtactgtatatgtattacTGAGGGAAGCACATTCttagggaatatatatatatatatatatatatatatatcttttacagaccaaacacaaataaactttaataaatgatatatattacatgttacTCAGGTAGTAACTCCTACAAAATGATAACCATAGTTCTTGAAAATTTGTTAATGAAACCAAATGTAAAGGTTTGTGCTAATAAAATTACATTCTATTTAAGGTATGACCAGCCTATGACCCACCATCTGATGTTAGGTTACAATCTCATCATACTTGTACAGGCTGAATTTGGCATGGTTTGAAGTTCCCAAACAGTGTAGGTAGTAAAGACCTGAGAATCGGACAAATATTTCCATTCAGAATATTTTCCCCTTCTCTGGGCATATGGAGTATATTTCAGTCGTTTCCATCTCTAAACGTCATCCGCTTTGTTGTCGGCGTTTAATCCTACGTTTGCAGTCAACCATTGTTCAAAGTACATATAACATTCCTCATACTCTATAGCAGATCGTTTGGTTAAAAGCATAAGAATATAATTTTATGTCAGAGATTAGAAAAATTAATTCTGAATTTCTTTTCAAGCCCAAAGACAGAAAATGTGTATGtcattgttctgttctgtttgtttttttttttgtaaatgtatgttgtaatatatatacctatttaTCGACTTTGTGTTATGTGCCTTATTTATATACAGTTGCCTTTTTAATTCTGTATGACCTGTGATTgagacatttaataaaaatcagTATGTATAACTATAGTGGTGCGTTCCTTCTGCATGAAGGGCAAATTTAATTggtaatgtttttataaatgaccttAGAGTTGTACCatgttagccatagaaagagagaaagctaatttggtaaagatgatacctgtATTGGCTAATAATGGACTGGAAGCTTTCATCCTAAATAAGTTTAtatagtctcaaaagcttgaaATTTATTATACATCAGCCAGTAAAATGTATcatcttttgctttttttgtgttaagTACAGAGATAATGCATCAAATGAGAGGCTATCCCTGAAATCACTAGCAGCACGAGATGTTCACTGAATGAAGGGTTGAAGGGCCTTTATCATTACCTAAAATATTTTGCCACCTGTAACAGTGCCCTTTCAGCTTGTTTCTCATGTCACCTTTATTTATTGTCTTGGACTGATCACCCAACGTGGCTTTTGGTCTTAGGTCCTGTGGTTCCGTCACCTCAAAGACTGATGAG is a genomic window of Spea bombifrons isolate aSpeBom1 chromosome 6, aSpeBom1.2.pri, whole genome shotgun sequence containing:
- the LRRC8C gene encoding volume-regulated anion channel subunit LRRC8C, giving the protein MIPVTEFRQFSEQQPAFRVLKPWWDVFTDYLAMVMLMVGVFGCTLQVMQDKIICLPKRIQTSDNSSAYNASTFAATTLPLPAPNPTASTGTVEMKGLKTNLDIQQYSYINQMCYERALHWYAKYFPYLVLIHTLVFMLCSNFWFKFPGSSSKIEHFISILGKCFDSPWTTRALSEVSGEEPEEKDNVKNNMTKSITSPPAADSPLVKTQSLRSIPEKFVVDKTTAGALDKKEGEQAKALFEKVKKFRLHVEEGDLLYTMYVRQTFLKVVKVIIILGYNSVLVSEVRYTVQCNVDIQDMTGYKNFSCNHTMAHLFSKLSFCYLCFVGVYGLTCIYTIYWLFYRSLKEYSFEYVRQETGIDDIPDVRNDFAFMFHMIDQYDPLYSKRFAVFLSEVSENKLKQLNLNNEWTADKLRQRSQTNANNRLEIQLFMLSGIPDTIFEVTELQALKLEIINNVTIPATIAQLDHLEELSLYQCSLKIHVAALTFLKDNLKVLRVKFDDIREIPPWMYSLRNLEELSLIGSLCPDVAKNITLESFRELKSLKILFIKSNLVKIPQSTVDVSSHLVKLCIHNDGTKLVMLNNLKKMVNLTELELIHCDLERIPHSIFSLLTLQDLDLKENNIKSIEEIVSFQHLRKLTALKLWYNSISYIPEHIKKLTSLERLYFSHNKIEILPSHLFLCHKLRFLDLSYNDIRFIPPEIGVLQSLQFFSIACNKVESVPDELYFCKKLKTLKLGKNNLCSLSPKIGNLVFLSHLDLKGNHFEILPPELGECKALKKNGLSVEDALFDTLPSEIREQMKSE